One Triticum dicoccoides isolate Atlit2015 ecotype Zavitan chromosome 5B, WEW_v2.0, whole genome shotgun sequence genomic window carries:
- the LOC119307801 gene encoding uncharacterized protein LOC119307801, protein MPMLIPDDVRAKAEIYTGDAAGQEKTRLMLAETELPSGLLPLKDIIECGYVEETGFVWLKQKKRVDHYFAKAGRHVSYATEVSAIAEKGRLKKISGVKAKEMLIWVNLHEICVDDPPTGKLHCKAIGGLSRSFPVEAFEATDDLPVPVTGRLKKKTEKESTDKKDEKKEEAAEKPKEEAAEKPKGASVAPAPAAVDEIGQKMKEMNTEAVAAKN, encoded by the coding sequence ATGCCGATGCTCATCCCCGACGACGTGCGCGCCAAGGCGGAGATCTACACCGGCGACGCAGCGGGGCAGGAGAAGACGCGGCTGATGCTGGCTGAGACGGAGCTTCCCAGCGGTCTCCTGCCGCTCAAGGACATCATCGAGTGCGGGTACGTGGAGGAGACCGGCTTCGTGTGGCTCAAGCAGAAGAAGCGGGTGGACCACTACTTCGCCAAGGCCGGCCGCCATGTCTCCTACGCCACCGAGGTCTCCGCCATCGCCGAGAAGGGCCGCCTGAAGAAGATCTCCGGCGTCAAGGCCAAGGAGATGCTCATCTGGGTCAACCTCCACGAGATCTGCGTCGACGACCCGCCCACCGGCAAGCTCCACTGCAAGGCCATCGGCGGCCTCTCCCGCAGCTTCCCCGTGGAGGCATTCGAGGCCACCGACGACCTGCCCGTGCCCGTCACCGGACGTCTCAAGAAGAAGACAGAGAAAGAGAGCACCGACAAGAAAGACGAGAAGAAGGAGGAGGCAGCAGAGAAGCCGAAGGAGGAGGCAGCAGAGAAGCCCAAGGGGGCCTCcgtcgcccccgcccccgccgccgtcgACGAGATCGGTCAGAAAATGAAGGAGATGAACACGGAAGCGGTGGCAGCCAAGAACTGA